One genomic window of Peromyscus maniculatus bairdii isolate BWxNUB_F1_BW_parent chromosome 2, HU_Pman_BW_mat_3.1, whole genome shotgun sequence includes the following:
- the Spag8 gene encoding sperm-associated antigen 8 isoform X2, producing the protein METTESTEESRSRSLEVHPSSEGLETTSEPIPSSGGSPKSALEAVTVPGVLCKEAHGPYSVLTEPSSDSLPEASCPRSHQIGHGRFGYQPLYISYIPRNPCATDPSSSPVPTSSYPGHSSGHSSGPGSGSGSGVGQSSDTGQSSRGPISGPALAHGPGLASGPGPADSGPGPADSGPGHKFSSGVPQGFQNPPPDLPYSSTWERYYCCVPCHQPWEPLQVSEPGVRGTWKPPEVERKSEFLCKTRPRGQCLLYNWDEERATNHLDQIPTSQDGSESYFFRHGHQGLLSVQPPSPMPSSTTQTDSYQPPRNVCQPLRGKREAMLEMFLHHQICWALPGRGKAANPELGREHAKDQELFDVPSLQPHDYRQEQPETFWTQRAPQLPGVSNIRTLDTPFRKNCSFSTPVPLSLGQPLPYELESFPHQMGVMSSLSCQGGGQGCGGPRTAPA; encoded by the exons ATGGAGACGACCGAGTCTACGGAGGAATCTCGGTCGCG ATCTTTAGAAGTACACCCCAGCTCCGAAGGACTAGAGACCACTTCGGAACCCATTCCTTCTTCAGGGGGCAGTCCTAAGTCAGCCCTAGAGGCCGTAACTGTTCCGGGGGTTCTGTGTAAAGAGGCTCATGGGCCGTATTCTGTGCTCACAGAGCCCTCTTCCGACAGTCTTCCGGAAGCTTCCTGCCCTAGATCCCATCAGATAGGCCATGGGAGGTTTGGCTATCAGCCCCTCTATATTTCTTATATACCTCGGAATCCCTGTGCCACAGACCCCAGCTCAAGCCCTGTTCCTACCTCTTCTTATCCTGGCCATAGCTCTGGTCACAGCTCTGGTCctggctcgggctcgggctctgGTGTGGGCCAGAGCTCTGATACCGGCCAGAGCTCCAGAGGTCCTATCTCCGGACCTGCTCTCGCCCATGGGCCTGGTCTTGCCTCCGGACCTGGTCCTGCTGACTCTGGACCGGGTCCTGCTGACTCTGGACCTGGTCATAAGTTCAGCTCCGGTGTTCCTCAGGGGTTCCAAAACCCGCCACCAGACCTCCCTTATTCTAGCACATGGGAACGGTACTACTGCTGTGTGCCATGCCACCAACCCTGGGAACCTCTGCAAGTCTCAGAACCCGGAGTCCGAGGGACATGGAAACCCCCAGAGGTGGAGAGGAAATCTGAGTTCCTCTGTAAAACACGTCCGCGTGGCCAGTGTCTCCTTTACAACTGGGATGAAGAG AGAGCCACCAACCACTTGGATCAAATCCCGACATCGCAAGATGGCTCTGAGAGTTACTTCTTCCGACACGGACACCAGGGGCTGCTCAGCGTGCAACCTCCGTCACCCATGCCTTCCAGCACCACCCAGACAGACTCATACCAGCCCCCAAGAAATGTCTGTCAGCCACTTCGAG GGAAGCGTGAAGCTATGCTGGAGATGTTCCTGCACCACCAGATCTG CTGGGCCCTGCCGGGCAGGGGGAAAGCAGCaaacccagaacttgggagagagCACGCCAAAGACCAGGAGTTATTTGATGTCCCTTCCCTACAGCCTCATGATTACCGCCAAGAACAGCCTGAAACGTTCTGGACACAGAGAGCACCACAGCTACCG GGCGTCAGCAACATCAGGACACTGGACACACCATTCCGGAAGAACTGCAGCTTCTCCACACCAGTACCCTTGTCTCTAGGGCAGCCTTTGCCTTACGAACTTGAGAGTTTCCCTCACCAAATGGGGGTGATGTCTTCCCTTTCCTGtcagggaggggggcagggctGTGGAGGGCCAAGAACAGCTCCAGCCTAA
- the Spag8 gene encoding sperm-associated antigen 8 isoform X3 encodes METTESTEESRSRSLEVHPSSEGLETTSEPIPSSGGSPKSALEAVTVPGVLCKEAHGPYSVLTEPSSDSLPEASCPRSHQIGHGRFGYQPLYISYIPRNPCATDPSSSPVPTSSYPGHSSGHSSGPGSGSGSGVGQSSDTGQSSRGPISGPALAHGPGLASGPGPADSGPGPADSGPGHKFSSGVPQGFQNPPPDLPYSSTWERYYCCVPCHQPWEPLQVSEPGVRGTWKPPEVERKSEFLCKTRPRGQCLLYNWDEEGSVKLCWRCSCTTRSGLRSEEVRAEQEPPRKLFEAESVTHHDYRAKLVQTGPPAPTKPHDYRQEQPETFWTQRAPQLPGVSNIRTLDTPFRKNCSFSTPVPLSLGQPLPYELESFPHQMGVMSSLSCQGGGQGCGGPRTAPA; translated from the exons ATGGAGACGACCGAGTCTACGGAGGAATCTCGGTCGCG ATCTTTAGAAGTACACCCCAGCTCCGAAGGACTAGAGACCACTTCGGAACCCATTCCTTCTTCAGGGGGCAGTCCTAAGTCAGCCCTAGAGGCCGTAACTGTTCCGGGGGTTCTGTGTAAAGAGGCTCATGGGCCGTATTCTGTGCTCACAGAGCCCTCTTCCGACAGTCTTCCGGAAGCTTCCTGCCCTAGATCCCATCAGATAGGCCATGGGAGGTTTGGCTATCAGCCCCTCTATATTTCTTATATACCTCGGAATCCCTGTGCCACAGACCCCAGCTCAAGCCCTGTTCCTACCTCTTCTTATCCTGGCCATAGCTCTGGTCACAGCTCTGGTCctggctcgggctcgggctctgGTGTGGGCCAGAGCTCTGATACCGGCCAGAGCTCCAGAGGTCCTATCTCCGGACCTGCTCTCGCCCATGGGCCTGGTCTTGCCTCCGGACCTGGTCCTGCTGACTCTGGACCGGGTCCTGCTGACTCTGGACCTGGTCATAAGTTCAGCTCCGGTGTTCCTCAGGGGTTCCAAAACCCGCCACCAGACCTCCCTTATTCTAGCACATGGGAACGGTACTACTGCTGTGTGCCATGCCACCAACCCTGGGAACCTCTGCAAGTCTCAGAACCCGGAGTCCGAGGGACATGGAAACCCCCAGAGGTGGAGAGGAAATCTGAGTTCCTCTGTAAAACACGTCCGCGTGGCCAGTGTCTCCTTTACAACTGGGATGAAGAG GGAAGCGTGAAGCTATGCTGGAGATGTTCCTGCACCACCAGATCTG GACTCCGTAGTGAAGAGGTGCGGGCCGAACAAGAGCCCCCAAGGAAGCTCTTTGAGGCTGAGTCAGTAACACACCATGACTACAGAGCGAAGCTGGTCCAGACGGGGCCTCCCGCCCCTACAAAG CCTCATGATTACCGCCAAGAACAGCCTGAAACGTTCTGGACACAGAGAGCACCACAGCTACCG GGCGTCAGCAACATCAGGACACTGGACACACCATTCCGGAAGAACTGCAGCTTCTCCACACCAGTACCCTTGTCTCTAGGGCAGCCTTTGCCTTACGAACTTGAGAGTTTCCCTCACCAAATGGGGGTGATGTCTTCCCTTTCCTGtcagggaggggggcagggctGTGGAGGGCCAAGAACAGCTCCAGCCTAA
- the Spag8 gene encoding sperm-associated antigen 8 isoform X1, producing METTESTEESRSRSLEVHPSSEGLETTSEPIPSSGGSPKSALEAVTVPGVLCKEAHGPYSVLTEPSSDSLPEASCPRSHQIGHGRFGYQPLYISYIPRNPCATDPSSSPVPTSSYPGHSSGHSSGPGSGSGSGVGQSSDTGQSSRGPISGPALAHGPGLASGPGPADSGPGPADSGPGHKFSSGVPQGFQNPPPDLPYSSTWERYYCCVPCHQPWEPLQVSEPGVRGTWKPPEVERKSEFLCKTRPRGQCLLYNWDEERATNHLDQIPTSQDGSESYFFRHGHQGLLSVQPPSPMPSSTTQTDSYQPPRNVCQPLRGKREAMLEMFLHHQICEEVRAEQEPPRKLFEAESVTHHDYRAKLVQTGPPAPTKPHDYRQEQPETFWTQRAPQLPGVSNIRTLDTPFRKNCSFSTPVPLSLGQPLPYELESFPHQMGVMSSLSCQGGGQGCGGPRTAPA from the exons ATGGAGACGACCGAGTCTACGGAGGAATCTCGGTCGCG ATCTTTAGAAGTACACCCCAGCTCCGAAGGACTAGAGACCACTTCGGAACCCATTCCTTCTTCAGGGGGCAGTCCTAAGTCAGCCCTAGAGGCCGTAACTGTTCCGGGGGTTCTGTGTAAAGAGGCTCATGGGCCGTATTCTGTGCTCACAGAGCCCTCTTCCGACAGTCTTCCGGAAGCTTCCTGCCCTAGATCCCATCAGATAGGCCATGGGAGGTTTGGCTATCAGCCCCTCTATATTTCTTATATACCTCGGAATCCCTGTGCCACAGACCCCAGCTCAAGCCCTGTTCCTACCTCTTCTTATCCTGGCCATAGCTCTGGTCACAGCTCTGGTCctggctcgggctcgggctctgGTGTGGGCCAGAGCTCTGATACCGGCCAGAGCTCCAGAGGTCCTATCTCCGGACCTGCTCTCGCCCATGGGCCTGGTCTTGCCTCCGGACCTGGTCCTGCTGACTCTGGACCGGGTCCTGCTGACTCTGGACCTGGTCATAAGTTCAGCTCCGGTGTTCCTCAGGGGTTCCAAAACCCGCCACCAGACCTCCCTTATTCTAGCACATGGGAACGGTACTACTGCTGTGTGCCATGCCACCAACCCTGGGAACCTCTGCAAGTCTCAGAACCCGGAGTCCGAGGGACATGGAAACCCCCAGAGGTGGAGAGGAAATCTGAGTTCCTCTGTAAAACACGTCCGCGTGGCCAGTGTCTCCTTTACAACTGGGATGAAGAG AGAGCCACCAACCACTTGGATCAAATCCCGACATCGCAAGATGGCTCTGAGAGTTACTTCTTCCGACACGGACACCAGGGGCTGCTCAGCGTGCAACCTCCGTCACCCATGCCTTCCAGCACCACCCAGACAGACTCATACCAGCCCCCAAGAAATGTCTGTCAGCCACTTCGAG GGAAGCGTGAAGCTATGCTGGAGATGTTCCTGCACCACCAGATCTG TGAAGAGGTGCGGGCCGAACAAGAGCCCCCAAGGAAGCTCTTTGAGGCTGAGTCAGTAACACACCATGACTACAGAGCGAAGCTGGTCCAGACGGGGCCTCCCGCCCCTACAAAG CCTCATGATTACCGCCAAGAACAGCCTGAAACGTTCTGGACACAGAGAGCACCACAGCTACCG GGCGTCAGCAACATCAGGACACTGGACACACCATTCCGGAAGAACTGCAGCTTCTCCACACCAGTACCCTTGTCTCTAGGGCAGCCTTTGCCTTACGAACTTGAGAGTTTCCCTCACCAAATGGGGGTGATGTCTTCCCTTTCCTGtcagggaggggggcagggctGTGGAGGGCCAAGAACAGCTCCAGCCTAA
- the Spag8 gene encoding sperm-associated antigen 8 isoform X4 yields the protein MGGLAISPSIFLIYLGIPVPQTPAQALFLPLLILAIALVTALVLARARALVWARALIPARAPEVLSPDLLSPMGLVLPPDLVLLTLDRVLLTLDLVISSAPVFLRGSKTRHQTSLILAHGNGTTAVCHATNPGNLCKSQNPESEGHGNPQRWRGNLSSSVKHVRVASVSFTTGMKREPPTTWIKSRHRKMALRVTSSDTDTRGCSACNLRHPCLPAPPRQTHTSPQEMSVSHFEGSVKLCWRCSCTTRSGLRSEEVRAEQEPPRKLFEAESVTHHDYRAKLVQTGPPAPTKPHDYRQEQPETFWTQRAPQLPGVSNIRTLDTPFRKNCSFSTPVPLSLGQPLPYELESFPHQMGVMSSLSCQGGGQGCGGPRTAPA from the exons ATGGGAGGTTTGGCTATCAGCCCCTCTATATTTCTTATATACCTCGGAATCCCTGTGCCACAGACCCCAGCTCAAGCCCTGTTCCTACCTCTTCTTATCCTGGCCATAGCTCTGGTCACAGCTCTGGTCctggctcgggctcgggctctgGTGTGGGCCAGAGCTCTGATACCGGCCAGAGCTCCAGAGGTCCTATCTCCGGACCTGCTCTCGCCCATGGGCCTGGTCTTGCCTCCGGACCTGGTCCTGCTGACTCTGGACCGGGTCCTGCTGACTCTGGACCTGGTCATAAGTTCAGCTCCGGTGTTCCTCAGGGGTTCCAAAACCCGCCACCAGACCTCCCTTATTCTAGCACATGGGAACGGTACTACTGCTGTGTGCCATGCCACCAACCCTGGGAACCTCTGCAAGTCTCAGAACCCGGAGTCCGAGGGACATGGAAACCCCCAGAGGTGGAGAGGAAATCTGAGTTCCTCTGTAAAACACGTCCGCGTGGCCAGTGTCTCCTTTACAACTGGGATGAAGAG AGAGCCACCAACCACTTGGATCAAATCCCGACATCGCAAGATGGCTCTGAGAGTTACTTCTTCCGACACGGACACCAGGGGCTGCTCAGCGTGCAACCTCCGTCACCCATGCCTTCCAGCACCACCCAGACAGACTCATACCAGCCCCCAAGAAATGTCTGTCAGCCACTTCGAG GGAAGCGTGAAGCTATGCTGGAGATGTTCCTGCACCACCAGATCTG GACTCCGTAGTGAAGAGGTGCGGGCCGAACAAGAGCCCCCAAGGAAGCTCTTTGAGGCTGAGTCAGTAACACACCATGACTACAGAGCGAAGCTGGTCCAGACGGGGCCTCCCGCCCCTACAAAG CCTCATGATTACCGCCAAGAACAGCCTGAAACGTTCTGGACACAGAGAGCACCACAGCTACCG GGCGTCAGCAACATCAGGACACTGGACACACCATTCCGGAAGAACTGCAGCTTCTCCACACCAGTACCCTTGTCTCTAGGGCAGCCTTTGCCTTACGAACTTGAGAGTTTCCCTCACCAAATGGGGGTGATGTCTTCCCTTTCCTGtcagggaggggggcagggctGTGGAGGGCCAAGAACAGCTCCAGCCTAA
- the Hint2 gene encoding adenosine 5'-monophosphoramidase HINT2 isoform X1: MAAAVLLAVGLRTARRTLAAAGPRGAQLQVRGNAGMTDGSEVARAQKAAPGGAAPTIFSRILDRSLPADILYEDQQCLVFRDVAPQAPVHFLVIPKKPIPRISQAEEEDQQLLGHLLLVAKKTAKAEGLKDGYRLVVNDGKMGAQSVYHLHIHVLGGRQLQWPPG; this comes from the exons ATGGCTGCGGCCGTGCTGCTGGCAGTGGGTTTGCGCACCGCGCGCAGAACCCTGGCGGCCGCGGGGCCCCGGGGGGCGCAG CTTCAGGTCCGGGGCAATGCAGGTATGACTGACGGAAGTGAAGTGGCCAGGGCTCAGAAAGCTGCTCCTGGAGGAGCAGCGCCCACCATCTTCTCCCGGATCTTGGATCGCAGCCTCCCAGCGGACATTCTGTATGAAGATCAGCAG TGTCTAGTGTTCCGTGATGTGGCTCCTCAGGCCCCTGTGCATTTTCTGGTCATTCCTAAGAAGCCCATTCCTCGAATTAGCCAGGCTGAAGAAGAAGACCAGCAG ctTCTAGGGCACTTACTCCTTGTGGCCaagaagacagccaaggctgaGGGTCTGAAAGATGGGTACCGACTTG TGGTCAATGACGGGAAGATGGGCGCCCAGTCCGTGTATCACCTGCACATTCACGTACTTGGAGGCCGACAGCTGCAGTGGCCTCCTGGCTAA
- the Hint2 gene encoding adenosine 5'-monophosphoramidase HINT2 isoform X2, with the protein MAAAVLLAVGLRTARRTLAAAGPRGAQVRGNAGMTDGSEVARAQKAAPGGAAPTIFSRILDRSLPADILYEDQQCLVFRDVAPQAPVHFLVIPKKPIPRISQAEEEDQQLLGHLLLVAKKTAKAEGLKDGYRLVVNDGKMGAQSVYHLHIHVLGGRQLQWPPG; encoded by the exons ATGGCTGCGGCCGTGCTGCTGGCAGTGGGTTTGCGCACCGCGCGCAGAACCCTGGCGGCCGCGGGGCCCCGGGGGGCGCAG GTCCGGGGCAATGCAGGTATGACTGACGGAAGTGAAGTGGCCAGGGCTCAGAAAGCTGCTCCTGGAGGAGCAGCGCCCACCATCTTCTCCCGGATCTTGGATCGCAGCCTCCCAGCGGACATTCTGTATGAAGATCAGCAG TGTCTAGTGTTCCGTGATGTGGCTCCTCAGGCCCCTGTGCATTTTCTGGTCATTCCTAAGAAGCCCATTCCTCGAATTAGCCAGGCTGAAGAAGAAGACCAGCAG ctTCTAGGGCACTTACTCCTTGTGGCCaagaagacagccaaggctgaGGGTCTGAAAGATGGGTACCGACTTG TGGTCAATGACGGGAAGATGGGCGCCCAGTCCGTGTATCACCTGCACATTCACGTACTTGGAGGCCGACAGCTGCAGTGGCCTCCTGGCTAA